In Erpetoichthys calabaricus chromosome 4, fErpCal1.3, whole genome shotgun sequence, one genomic interval encodes:
- the arhgap31 gene encoding rho GTPase-activating protein 31 translates to MKNKAAKQKSKGKGSGSAFGCDLTEHLQSSGHEVPQVLKICAEFIEEHGIVDGIYRLSGITSNIQRLRQEFGSEACPDLTREVYLQDIHCVGSLCKLYFRELPNPLLTYELYKKFTDAVSVKEEQEQLHRIQDVIKELPAPHYRTLKYLIKHLRHLASLSSQTNMHARNLALVWAPNLLRSKEIEISTCNGDAAFLEVRIQQTVVEFILNHMEHIFNNNTDHPPAEKEDNNSARKCLTLPASVPSQPMKLVSLEEAQARSLSPNHPARREKRENSLPDTEACNAALYHTVIDLPDNKRKFSGKSKRWKSIFNLVRSGSESKSKLNRNGSVFVRGQKLSEKASIRPAKSMDSLCSLPTEEDDKDREFKRSAATGGFFMPAFKSRTLGSGSAYDLSQRDPNWESECSAPTEDSPRNKEKLEAKGSAPHRSLPEQLKVFKGDEVSRCEPTSPKSRRMFYSSSASDGSSKPAFPGSLFPLEASPRHQRKALNISEPFAVSVPLRVSAVISVNSTPCRMSSKDKQGLPIMEELPTSVPCKEGEENNLSENSTTSSIGGGAMMALNKEDKHSLVCTTDEHLQNIKTEPIPSPSKASETELPGESCMAQAMVSAAAAEGQSKSAENWMDLDADVDTAPLVELRIIEPDVDINTSSCGKWPLLASSKQATSCSLEHLTDGCGLASSECGSGCGDLGELTITDTPLGVLNSQASPPAEDRVQHPAAYIQQDHPSHAIACTSEQDSICFGTKESLEFFNPEGGEVLTRRCPESLDVLETLVHNGFGHTDTTEHVGPFGSSETCRSSEESTSSLELHEREEDEVWHEGSTALELVEPWEDQQWVTSPLHSPKAVFSSWQLPDFPPSPTVDNLIKPNSKGSSEEKQRQEEYKVTKTEKTSDCKSVDETSPSVCIQPDKEPLNAIVMDTPQDSASLPKESEKADGRGEDTLRQAVEQPPPTKTSVDTSETPARNVHSTHRPSSLNLDLRTTANEPFILFGVASAAPSQSPSIQDSAGKTNANPCSIELEMLLSERPAPVRRNSAPVSVASVRTTFMVKTCQAKAVPVIPPKLQYTQIPQPLQTKNSGARVEKEPDKTSEHPSAVRDPKDEKENNEPTSKTTKHGGGSGTVESPMQKGVPVTEAIVLRRKRSSNGVAFTDPSSSFSSRPAGMQKSSFRARPNRPQSLILFSPPFPIMDHPPSDATKLLLSPIKSPTDTAALGCLSKELAENLKTPEGVTLRSKMTLPKSGQRLETSTNCFYQPQRRSMIFDSRNSRQIE, encoded by the exons TCCCACAAGTGCTGAAAATCTGTGCTGAGTTCATCGAGGAACATGGCATTGTGGACGGCATATACAGGCTATCAGGCATTACCTCCAATATCCAGAGGCTACG GCAGGAGTTTGGCTCGGAGGCTTGTCCAGACCTAACGAGGGAGGTCTACCTTCAGGATATCCACTGTGTGGGGTCTCTGTGCAAACTGTACTTTAGAGAACTGCCCAACCCCCTGCTGACCTATGAGCTCTACAAGAAGTTCACA gACGCTGTATCTGTTAAAGAGGAGCAGGAGCAACTGCATCGGATCCAAGATGTCATCAAAGAACTCCCTGCTCCTCATTATCG GACCCTGAAGTACCTGATTAAGCATTTGAGACACCTGGCTTCACTCAGCTCCCAAACAAACATGCATGCAAGGAACCTGGCACTTGTGTGGGCACCCAACCTGCTCAG ATCCAAAGAGATTGAGATTTCTACTTGCAATGGGGATGCTGCCTTCTTGGAGGTGCGGATTCAACAGACTGTAGTGGAGTTCATCTTGAATCACATGGAGCACATCTTCAACAACAACACAGATCATCCACCTGCAGAGAAAGAAG ACAATAACAGTGCAAGGAAGTGTTTGACGCTGCCTGCTAGCGTGCCATCTCAACCAATGAAGCTAGTGAGCCTAGAAGAGGCACAAGCCCGTTCTCTGAGTCCCAATCACCCTGCCCGACGGGAGAAACGTGAAAACAGCTTGCCAGACACTGAGGCTTGCAATGCTGCCCTGTACCACACTGTCATTGACCTCCCAGATAACAA GAGGAAGTTCTCAGGAAAGTCCAAGAGGTGGAAGTCCATCTTCAACCTTGTTCGGTCAGGATCTGAATCGAAATCAAAGCTGAACCGCAATGGCAGTGTGTTTGTACGTGGACAGAAACTATCAG AAAAAGCCTCCATCCGCCCAGCAAAAAGCATGGATTCACTCTGCTCTCTCCCAACAGAAG AAGACGACAAGGACAGGGAGTTCAAACGCTCAGCAGCAACAGGAGGCTTTTTCATGCCAGCCTTTAAATCCCGAACGCTTGGCTCTGGAAGTGCTTATGATCTCAGCCAACGAGATCCAAACTGGGAAAGTGAGTGTTCTGCACCCACGGAAGACTCGCCCAGAAACAAAGAGAAGCTAGAGGCCAAGGGATCAGCTCCTCACCGTTCCCTTCCAGAGCAGTTAAAAGTCTTCAAGGGGGACGAGGTGAGTCGCTGTGAACCCACCTCTCCCAAGAGTCGGCGAATGTTCTACTCCAGCAGTGCCAGTGATGGCTCCTCCAAACCTGCCTTCCCCGGCAGCCTGTTCCCTTTGGAGGCTTCACCACGACATCAGCGCAAAGCCCTGAATATTTCTGAACCCTTTGCAGTCTCTGTACCCTTGAGAGTGTCGGCTGTAATCAGTGTGAACAGCACACCTTGCAGGATGTCCAGTAAAGATAAGCAGGGCCTACCCATCATGGAAGAGTTGCCCACTTCTGTTCCATGCAAAGAGGGTGAAGAAAACAATCTTTCTGAAAATAGTACTACCAGCAGCATCGGAGGAGGTGCCATGATGGCTCTGAACAAAGAAGACAAGCATTCACTTGTGTGCACCACAG ATGAGCACTTGCAAAACATTAAAACCGAGCCCATTCCATCACCAAGCAAAGCTTCAGAGACAGAGCTTCCAGGGGAGAGCTGCATGGCACAAGCAATGGTGTCAGCTGCTGCAGCTGAAGGACAGAGCAAGTCAGCAGAGAACTGGATGGACTTGGACGCTGATGTGGATACGGCACCTCTGGTAG AGCTCCGGATTATTGAGCCTGATGTGGACATCAACACCAGCAGCTGTGGAAAGTGGCCTTTGCTGGCATCATCAAAGCAGGCGACCTCTTGCTCTCTTGAGCACTTAACAGATGGCTGTGGATTGGCATCCTCAGAGTGTGGTTCAGGATGTGGAGATTTGGGTGAGCTAACAATAACAGACACACCTTTGGGTGTTTTGAATAGTCAGGCCTCTCCTCCGGCAGAGGACAGGGTTCAGCATCCAGCTGCCTACATACAGCAGGACCACCCCAGCCATGCCATTGCATGTACCTCTGAACAGGACTCAATCTGCTTTGGCACCAAGGAAAGTCTGGAGTTCTTTAACCCAGAAGGAGGTGAGGTGCTAACAAGGAGATGTCCTGAAAGTCTGGATGTGCTTGAAACACTTGTTCACAATGGCTTTGGACATACAGACACAACTGAGCATGTAGGCCCATTTGGCAGTTCAGAAACCTGTAGGAGCTCTGAAGAGAGCACAAGCTCCCTGGAACTTCATGAACGAGAGGAAGATGAGGTATGGCATGAAGGCTCAACTGCTTTGGAGCTGGTGGAGCCGTGGGAGGACCAGCAGTGGGTGACCAGTCCTCTACACTCACCCAAAGCTGTTTTTAGTTCCTGGCAACTCCCTGACTTCCCACCATCTCCCACTGTGGACAATCTGATAAAGCCAAATTCAAAAGGCTCCTCTGAAGAGAAGCAGAGACAAGAAGAGTATAAGGTCACTAAGACAGAGAAAACTAGTGACTGCAAGTCTGTTGACGAAACGTCTCCTAGTGTTTGCATACAGCCAGACAAGGAGCCATTGAATGCTATTGTAATGGACACACCACAAGACAGTGCTTCTCTGCCAAAAGAGTCGGAAAAAGCAGATGGAAGAGGTGAGGACACCCTCAGACAAGCTGTTGAACAGCCTCCTCCAACAAAAACCAGTGTTGACACCTCAGAGACCCCTGCCAGAAATGTACACTCGACACATAGGCCATCTTCTCTGAACTTGGACCTGAGGACCACTGCTAATGAGCCGTTCATCTTGTTTGGTGTGGCATCTGCAGCTCCATCTCAATCCCCTTCAATACAGGACAGCGCGGGGAAAACAAATGCCAATCCTTGTTCCATAGAACTGGAAATGTTACTAAGTGAGCGGCCAGCTCCTGTGCGCCGTAACTCTGCTCCTGTCAGCGTGGCATCTGTCCGCACCACTTTCATGGTCAAGACATGCCAGGCAAAAGCAGTCCCAGTGATACCACCAAAACTCCAGTACACACAGATACCTCAGCCCTTGCAAACTAAGAACTCTGGTGCACGTGTGGAAAAGGAGCCTGATAAGACTTCAGAACACCCATCAGCTGTACGGGACCCCAAAGATGAAAAGGAGAACAACGAGCCTACTTCAAAAACAACTAAACATGGGGGAGGCAGTGGGACTGTAGAGTCACCGATGCAGAAGGGGGTGCCTGTCACTGAGGCCATCGTGCTGCGCAGGAAACGCAGCTCTAATGGTGTGGCCTTCACTGAcccttcctcctccttctcctcaagGCCTGCTGGCATGCAAAAGTCCTCTTTCCGGGCCAGGCCCAACCGGCCGCAGAGCCTAATTCTGTTCAGCCCCCCATTCCCCATCATGGACCACCCTCCATCAGATGCCACTAAACTACTCTTGTCACCCATTAAGAGCCCCACTGACACAGCGGCACTGGGCTGTCTGTCTAAAGAGCTTGCAGAGAACCTAAAGACACCTGAGGGCGTCACTCTGCGAAGTAAAATGACCTTACCAAAGAGTGGCCAGAGGCTGGAGACCTCAACTAACTGCTTCTACCAGCCTCAGCGTCGCTCCATGATATTTGACAGCAGGAACAGCAGGCAAATAGAGTGA